The proteins below come from a single Acaryochloris sp. CCMEE 5410 genomic window:
- a CDS encoding response regulator, translating into MPKILLVEDNELNRDMLGRRLKRRGYDVVIAVDGGEGVKKALTEQPDLILMDMSLPVMNGWEATRTLKAGDQTATIPIIALTAHAMVGDREEALAAGCDDYDTKPVDLKRLLQKIETLLQKTQEPSAPSQPLEVAANATPAPTAVATPDAPRSEQLVTATARTSPADPSPEESEATSRVAGTPLPSAPTPAPEPATPTLLVVDDVEANRDMLGRRLQRKGYEVVLADSGEAALERIATTDITLVLLDIMMPGIGGIETLKRIRQTYSQEELPVIMATAKDASENVVEALELGANDYITKPIDLPVALARIQSHLKTREASVAARQQLLESTVTAAPQPSFWDDHFRLVEVISKHAFGQTAIAQDLQEPDTPLRIVHTFRLDTNNSEVLQSVQELFLAEMTTLKQLAPHVQCLPVLSFLQDSEVLYVVHEHVEGTLLSKVLASKAPLNPRMTCKFADEVLTIIEILHQADVVHSHPHPDCFLQPNEKGKKLVLIDYGVVPRILSKLSVQYPQYQKLLQDQGDIVAPEISYGTFKPETDQYVVGKIFLQALQLSAPGNDPELAELHQATTQIFAQMCQFNIQARYPTMYDANRAVRNHWHKLWKAELSKKL; encoded by the coding sequence ATGCCGAAGATTCTTTTAGTTGAAGATAATGAACTTAACCGCGACATGCTCGGACGTCGCTTGAAGCGCCGAGGATATGATGTTGTGATTGCAGTTGATGGCGGTGAAGGCGTTAAGAAGGCTCTCACCGAGCAACCCGATCTCATCCTTATGGATATGAGCTTGCCCGTCATGAACGGTTGGGAAGCGACGAGAACCCTCAAAGCTGGAGACCAGACCGCCACGATTCCAATTATTGCTCTCACGGCCCATGCAATGGTGGGTGATCGAGAAGAAGCCCTAGCGGCAGGGTGTGATGATTACGACACTAAACCTGTTGATCTCAAGCGGCTGTTGCAAAAAATTGAAACCCTATTACAAAAGACTCAAGAACCATCAGCGCCATCACAACCCTTAGAAGTTGCGGCCAACGCAACGCCAGCCCCTACCGCTGTTGCGACTCCCGATGCCCCCCGTTCTGAGCAGTTGGTCACTGCCACTGCGAGAACATCTCCAGCCGATCCATCTCCAGAAGAGAGTGAGGCGACTTCCCGCGTTGCGGGTACACCTCTGCCATCCGCTCCAACGCCAGCCCCTGAACCAGCGACACCGACATTACTAGTAGTGGATGATGTCGAAGCGAACCGGGATATGTTAGGTCGGCGTCTACAGCGAAAAGGTTATGAAGTTGTCTTAGCAGACAGTGGTGAAGCGGCATTAGAGCGCATTGCTACCACTGACATTACGCTGGTTTTGCTAGATATTATGATGCCCGGCATTGGGGGTATCGAGACTCTGAAACGTATTCGGCAGACCTATTCCCAGGAAGAGCTGCCCGTGATTATGGCAACAGCCAAAGATGCCAGCGAAAATGTGGTCGAAGCCCTAGAACTAGGGGCCAATGATTACATTACGAAACCCATTGATTTGCCCGTTGCCCTGGCACGTATTCAAAGTCATCTCAAAACCCGTGAAGCCTCAGTCGCTGCCCGACAGCAGTTATTAGAATCGACTGTTACAGCGGCTCCTCAACCCTCATTTTGGGATGACCACTTTCGCTTGGTGGAGGTGATTAGCAAGCATGCCTTCGGACAAACGGCCATTGCCCAAGATCTGCAAGAGCCGGACACTCCCCTGCGAATTGTTCATACCTTTCGACTAGACACCAATAATTCAGAGGTTTTGCAGTCGGTTCAAGAGCTGTTTTTAGCTGAGATGACGACTTTGAAACAGCTAGCTCCCCATGTGCAATGTCTTCCGGTGCTCAGCTTTTTACAGGATAGTGAAGTCCTGTATGTGGTGCATGAACATGTTGAAGGGACCCTGCTGAGTAAAGTATTGGCCTCCAAGGCTCCCTTAAATCCCCGCATGACCTGTAAGTTTGCAGATGAAGTCTTAACGATTATTGAAATTCTGCATCAGGCTGATGTGGTCCATAGTCATCCACATCCTGATTGCTTTCTGCAGCCTAATGAGAAAGGTAAAAAACTGGTCTTGATCGACTATGGTGTTGTTCCCCGTATTCTCAGTAAGCTGAGTGTTCAATATCCGCAATATCAAAAACTGCTTCAGGATCAAGGAGATATCGTAGCCCCAGAAATTAGCTACGGTACCTTTAAACCGGAAACGGACCAATACGTGGTAGGCAAAATCTTTTTGCAAGCCTTACAACTATCAGCGCCAGGGAATGATCCAGAATTGGCCGAACTTCATCAGGCGACGACTCAGATTTTCGCCCAGATGTGCCAATTTAATATCCAAGCACGATACCCGACCATGTACGATGCCAACCGGGCTGTCCGCAACCACTGGCACAAACTCTGGAAGGCTGAACTTTCTAAAAAGCTATAG
- the thiS gene encoding sulfur carrier protein ThiS, with protein MIDIQVNGERQTCAPSMLLPEFLVQLNLNPRLVAVEYNGEILHRQFWETTHLQMGDRLEIVTIVGGG; from the coding sequence ATGATTGACATTCAGGTCAATGGAGAACGACAAACCTGCGCCCCCAGCATGTTATTGCCAGAATTTCTGGTACAGTTAAACCTCAATCCTCGCCTCGTGGCGGTAGAATACAATGGCGAAATTCTGCATCGACAGTTTTGGGAAACCACCCACTTGCAGATGGGAGATCGCTTAGAAATCGTAACGATTGTGGGCGGCGGCTAA
- a CDS encoding GDYXXLXY domain-containing protein yields the protein MTSSFPNGTHQPSLIPEDQKNQQSRRWSPWRLWAPLAFQTILIGAIPFQSAFIYLKGQPVTLQTAPVDPYDFLRGYSQTLSYDISRASQLRALPGGEAVFKSLEATDKSTLYVVLQAPEKMTTPPTPWQPVMVSDTTSIPLANNQVFLKGQYENWQVRYNLETYYMPEDQRERMNDRIRKVQSQQAFVVDIKVDDQGNSVPVSLWINQQNYKF from the coding sequence ATGACTTCTTCCTTTCCTAACGGGACTCATCAGCCCTCTTTGATCCCAGAGGATCAAAAAAATCAGCAGTCCCGTCGTTGGTCTCCCTGGCGTTTATGGGCGCCCTTGGCATTCCAAACAATTTTAATTGGGGCCATTCCTTTCCAAAGCGCCTTTATTTACCTAAAGGGCCAGCCCGTCACCTTGCAAACTGCTCCTGTTGATCCTTATGATTTTTTGCGGGGGTATTCCCAGACTCTGAGCTATGACATTTCCAGGGCTAGTCAACTTAGAGCACTGCCGGGGGGCGAAGCGGTGTTTAAATCTCTAGAAGCAACTGACAAATCTACTCTATATGTTGTTTTGCAAGCTCCTGAGAAAATGACTACACCTCCCACCCCGTGGCAGCCCGTTATGGTCAGTGATACTACCTCTATTCCTTTAGCCAATAACCAAGTATTCCTCAAAGGCCAGTATGAGAATTGGCAAGTCCGCTACAACTTAGAGACTTACTATATGCCGGAAGATCAAAGAGAGCGGATGAATGATCGGATTCGGAAGGTGCAGTCGCAACAAGCATTTGTTGTCGATATCAAAGTAGACGATCAAGGTAATAGTGTTCCTGTTAGTCTGTGGATTAACCAACAAAACTACAAGTTCTAG
- a CDS encoding ubiquinol-cytochrome c reductase iron-sulfur subunit, with the protein MNRRKVLSWLTLSWISGIVSVVIGACTNRTSTSSTPAPKAEAAPGGFIKVGQTQDLDKNGRILQTLQGNQKVLVVRDPKNADTLHALNPTCTHQGCPVDWKQDSQDIFCACHGSTYTPDGAVAKGPASEPLESYDIKVEGDAILVKPQAS; encoded by the coding sequence ATGAACCGCCGAAAAGTTTTGTCATGGTTGACCTTAAGTTGGATTTCAGGAATCGTCTCTGTTGTGATTGGGGCCTGTACGAACCGGACTTCAACCTCTTCAACCCCAGCGCCTAAAGCTGAAGCAGCCCCAGGTGGGTTTATCAAGGTGGGCCAGACTCAAGACTTAGACAAAAATGGCCGTATTCTGCAAACCTTGCAAGGGAACCAAAAAGTTCTAGTGGTGAGAGATCCAAAGAACGCTGATACCCTCCATGCCCTCAATCCAACGTGTACCCATCAGGGTTGCCCCGTAGATTGGAAACAGGACTCTCAAGATATTTTCTGTGCTTGCCATGGTTCCACCTATACACCAGATGGAGCCGTTGCTAAAGGACCTGCCTCTGAACCGCTAGAAAGTTATGACATTAAAGTAGAAGGTGATGCCATTCTGGTGAAGCCTCAAGCCAGTTAA
- the hemH gene encoding ferrochelatase: MGRVGVLLLNLGGPEQLKDVRPFLYNLFADPEILRLPFAWMQKPFAGLISTMRARTSRDNYRQIGGGSPLRRITEAQAHALQDDLQAKGCDAQVYIGMRYWHPFTEEAVNRIKQDGIEELVILPLYPQFSISTSGSSIRLLEKIWSEDPALQKIKYTVISSWHNRPGYVQVMADFLRQELDQFENPDQTTVFFSAHGVPLSYVTESGDPYQQEIETSTQLIMEALERPNPHILAYQSRVGPMEWLRPYTTNVIAHLGQQGVKDLVVVPISFISEHIETLQEIDMEYRHLALESGIENFRRMPAVNTHPDFIDTLSEMVLEYLDKPSLRFSQVFRPQKKIKLYPQERWEWGMTTTAERWNGRFAMVGFIALLVELISGYGPLHLAGLL, from the coding sequence ATGGGCCGTGTCGGTGTTCTATTACTGAATCTAGGGGGACCAGAACAGCTAAAGGATGTACGTCCTTTTTTGTATAACCTGTTTGCTGACCCAGAAATTTTACGGTTGCCATTTGCCTGGATGCAAAAGCCTTTTGCCGGGCTAATTTCAACCATGCGAGCCCGAACGTCTCGGGACAACTATCGGCAAATCGGAGGCGGATCCCCCCTACGACGGATCACAGAAGCCCAAGCCCACGCGCTCCAAGATGACTTACAGGCTAAGGGATGTGACGCCCAGGTGTATATCGGCATGCGTTACTGGCACCCTTTTACAGAAGAAGCCGTCAACCGCATCAAACAGGATGGCATTGAAGAGCTGGTCATCCTGCCCTTGTATCCTCAGTTTTCTATTAGTACCAGTGGTTCGAGTATCCGGTTATTGGAAAAGATCTGGTCTGAAGATCCAGCATTACAAAAAATCAAGTACACCGTTATTTCCTCTTGGCACAATCGCCCTGGCTATGTTCAAGTTATGGCTGACTTTTTGCGTCAAGAGCTGGATCAATTTGAGAATCCAGACCAAACGACCGTGTTTTTTAGTGCCCATGGTGTCCCTCTCAGCTATGTCACTGAATCGGGTGACCCCTATCAGCAAGAGATTGAAACCAGTACTCAGCTGATTATGGAAGCGTTAGAACGCCCTAATCCCCATATCTTGGCCTATCAAAGCCGAGTGGGACCGATGGAGTGGTTACGCCCCTACACCACGAATGTGATTGCCCATTTAGGTCAGCAAGGGGTGAAAGATTTAGTGGTGGTCCCCATTAGCTTTATCTCAGAACATATCGAGACTCTCCAAGAAATCGATATGGAATACCGGCATTTAGCCCTGGAATCTGGCATTGAAAATTTTCGTCGGATGCCAGCTGTCAACACCCATCCAGACTTTATTGATACCCTCAGTGAAATGGTGCTGGAATATCTAGACAAGCCTTCCCTTAGGTTCTCTCAAGTTTTTCGCCCCCAGAAAAAGATCAAGCTGTATCCTCAAGAGCGTTGGGAATGGGGGATGACCACCACAGCAGAGCGCTGGAATGGTCGCTTTGCGATGGTCGGCTTTATTGCATTACTGGTTGAACTGATCAGCGGTTATGGCCCCCTGCATTTAGCGGGGCTACTTTAA
- a CDS encoding DUF2157 domain-containing protein produces MVSEKFRSQLQQESKKWQIQGFIDESLYQALSERYRFGDLEPAANLRFISLIIGIGCILLGLGVITFVAANWQHLSRLLRIILLMSVFISVNAAGFYFWQCRPVQGGWQKLGKGFLLTGALILGANIALMSQMFHQSRPGYELYWVWGVGVLAMAYSLRLISLGILAWMLISIGYLWSNFAPLLGGTMATDWINTLHGHMGLIFGVMFVPLAYLCQSRTIFALAAISFAVAMPYGISVRLDYISAPAWLIACIIILPTALLWTYDSHNWRFRQRPHHHRSGVAKLTDPFQSVARSLSIWCLGPLLYSLSFRGLWQSTGTPTEIAQVWQPSWHYLDLLGYILLASLGWLRLSWPLLRFRVPQQKWVNSGLIASCLVLTGMMMSYEQLQHHLIAPLLFNVMLFILAIALLHDGLILGKRRTFWGGMGLLILGIVSRMLEYNTDLILKSVVFMLCGIGVILAGLVFERRFQHIQPSLPSSSQE; encoded by the coding sequence ATGGTATCAGAGAAGTTTCGCAGTCAATTGCAGCAAGAATCCAAAAAATGGCAGATACAAGGCTTCATCGATGAGTCGCTTTACCAAGCTTTATCGGAACGATATCGATTTGGTGACCTTGAACCTGCTGCCAACCTGCGATTTATTAGCCTTATTATCGGAATTGGCTGCATTCTTTTGGGATTGGGCGTTATTACGTTCGTGGCTGCTAATTGGCAACACTTATCACGACTCTTGCGCATCATTCTCTTGATGAGTGTATTTATCAGCGTCAATGCAGCTGGGTTTTATTTCTGGCAATGTCGTCCAGTTCAAGGGGGCTGGCAAAAATTAGGCAAAGGCTTTTTACTCACAGGAGCACTTATCTTAGGGGCCAATATCGCGTTGATGTCACAAATGTTTCATCAAAGTCGGCCTGGGTACGAACTTTACTGGGTCTGGGGGGTTGGGGTGTTAGCGATGGCCTATAGTCTCCGATTGATTTCTCTAGGTATATTGGCTTGGATGTTGATCTCTATCGGTTATTTGTGGTCAAATTTTGCCCCACTCCTAGGAGGCACAATGGCGACAGATTGGATCAACACTTTACATGGTCATATGGGATTAATCTTCGGTGTCATGTTTGTGCCCTTGGCATATCTATGTCAGTCTCGAACAATATTTGCACTGGCAGCCATTAGTTTTGCAGTTGCTATGCCGTATGGAATCAGTGTTCGGCTTGACTATATTTCAGCACCTGCTTGGCTGATCGCATGCATTATAATTCTGCCCACTGCTCTTTTATGGACCTATGATAGCCACAACTGGCGCTTTAGACAGCGTCCTCATCACCACCGCTCAGGCGTTGCTAAACTCACTGATCCATTCCAATCGGTAGCTCGCAGTTTATCAATTTGGTGCTTAGGGCCATTGCTGTACAGTTTATCTTTTCGTGGGCTATGGCAATCTACTGGGACCCCCACAGAAATAGCCCAAGTCTGGCAACCTTCTTGGCATTACCTGGATCTTCTCGGATACATTTTACTAGCGAGCCTGGGGTGGTTGCGCTTGAGCTGGCCACTGCTCCGATTTAGAGTGCCCCAGCAAAAATGGGTTAATAGCGGTCTAATTGCTAGCTGTTTGGTTCTGACAGGCATGATGATGTCCTATGAACAGCTCCAACATCACCTCATTGCCCCACTACTATTCAATGTAATGCTGTTTATATTAGCGATCGCACTCTTGCATGACGGCTTGATTTTAGGGAAGCGTCGGACTTTCTGGGGCGGCATGGGGCTGCTGATATTGGGGATAGTCAGCCGCATGTTGGAATACAACACAGATTTAATCTTGAAGTCAGTGGTCTTTATGTTGTGCGGAATAGGCGTGATCCTGGCAGGACTAGTATTTGAGCGCCGTTTTCAGCACATACAACCTTCTCTACCCAGTTCATCTCAGGAGTAA
- a CDS encoding DAHL domain-containing protein yields MQKQKLLGLLGASGALLLFGGLVTKSLSVDNQQHQDYRTLMAQQLDKDATVNQNVLKARYALLTSYDPLVRAMSEQLALQKDLKQMPDFVGNSQAITAQLNDNGQIFTQKEELVESFKSKNAILKNSLTYLPELVKEIRKGSAGLSGSDALQVESLLDNVLLYSLSSDEDLVSQIKSQLAQLEAKKSSQSIQLAVAHTRMILEYKPQVDTITRDILKLPTAQAISTLESAYTSQYVGATQTADLFRLLSFGCLLVLVSGGAYWVIQQQRRSNERVSGILSSLTDAFVALNPQWQITYINEKAAEILQADPVQLLNQDFWQSFPDILGADHLNEYRQALKEKQKTSFEVFYPASNMWLEIRVYPSVDGLSLFLQDVTIRKEAEDSLKQMNQELETRVKARTAQLASSMEAAEEAREKAEEANKSKSEFLANMSHELRTPLNAIIGYSEMLEEDAEDMGQDDFVPDLQKISGSAKHLLELINAVLDLSKVEAGRMELYLESFAIAPMVRTIAATLQPIAEKQSNTVSLHCPENIGTLYADQTKVRQSLYNLLSNACKFTESGDISLTVSEDAGEEVVFSIKDTGIGMTPEQLEKVFKAFTQADASTTRKYGGTGLGLTITKQFIEMMGGHISVTSQYGYGTEFTIHLPRQVESESKASAPAQSVPAEPSKISLPTTAKGQPGGTVLVIDDDEYARDLMQRFLTDAGYDAVASSSGVEGLQLAEDLMPDMIILDVLMPELDGWSVLQNLKGNAKVADIPVIMMTMVDAEKVGFSLGATDFLTKPLQRDRLLELLDKYVTTADRNWMLVIEDDLPSQEMLGRLLEREDWPYKTAGNGKQALEVLGTHGVPDLIFLDLMMPEMDGFEFLKVLRQNPEWQNIPVIVVSAKDLTASERLELGDTVQSIHQKGQLDREELLEEVQDFIEITAGH; encoded by the coding sequence ATGCAGAAACAAAAACTACTTGGCCTCCTCGGGGCTTCCGGAGCACTTCTCTTATTTGGCGGTCTCGTCACCAAAAGTTTATCGGTTGATAATCAACAGCATCAAGACTATCGGACCTTAATGGCTCAACAGTTGGATAAAGATGCCACGGTGAACCAAAACGTGCTCAAGGCCCGCTATGCCCTCCTCACCTCCTACGATCCGTTGGTACGGGCCATGTCAGAACAACTGGCCTTGCAGAAGGATCTGAAACAGATGCCGGATTTTGTCGGCAACTCTCAAGCGATCACCGCTCAACTCAACGATAACGGTCAGATTTTTACCCAGAAAGAAGAACTGGTTGAGTCCTTCAAATCCAAGAATGCAATTCTTAAAAACTCCTTGACCTACTTACCTGAGCTGGTCAAGGAAATTCGCAAGGGCTCTGCTGGTCTATCGGGGAGCGATGCACTGCAGGTGGAAAGTCTGCTGGATAACGTCTTGTTGTACAGTCTGTCTTCAGATGAAGATCTCGTCTCTCAGATTAAATCCCAACTTGCCCAACTAGAAGCCAAAAAGTCTTCCCAAAGTATCCAACTTGCGGTTGCCCATACTCGGATGATTCTGGAGTATAAGCCTCAGGTAGATACCATCACCCGTGATATTCTCAAGCTGCCGACAGCCCAAGCCATCAGCACCTTAGAATCGGCTTATACCAGTCAATATGTTGGTGCGACCCAAACTGCAGATCTGTTTCGACTCCTCAGCTTTGGCTGCCTGCTTGTTCTGGTGAGTGGCGGTGCCTATTGGGTCATTCAGCAACAACGCCGTTCCAATGAGCGAGTATCCGGTATTCTCAGCAGTTTGACGGATGCATTTGTCGCCCTCAATCCCCAGTGGCAAATTACCTATATCAACGAGAAAGCTGCCGAGATCCTGCAAGCAGATCCTGTACAGTTGCTCAATCAAGATTTCTGGCAGAGCTTTCCAGATATTCTGGGAGCCGACCATCTGAATGAGTATCGACAAGCCCTGAAAGAGAAGCAAAAGACCTCCTTTGAGGTGTTTTATCCCGCTAGCAATATGTGGTTGGAAATCAGGGTCTATCCAAGCGTGGACGGTCTATCCTTGTTCCTCCAGGATGTGACGATCCGTAAGGAAGCTGAAGACAGCTTGAAACAAATGAACCAAGAGCTGGAAACTCGGGTCAAAGCCCGTACCGCGCAGCTCGCCTCCAGCATGGAAGCTGCCGAAGAGGCACGGGAGAAAGCGGAAGAGGCCAATAAGAGTAAGAGTGAATTCCTGGCCAATATGAGCCACGAATTACGCACGCCCCTCAACGCCATTATTGGTTACAGCGAAATGCTGGAAGAGGATGCCGAAGATATGGGGCAAGATGATTTTGTCCCCGATTTACAGAAAATTTCTGGGTCGGCGAAGCATCTGTTGGAACTGATTAACGCGGTGCTAGATCTGTCCAAGGTTGAAGCCGGACGGATGGAACTCTATCTAGAGTCCTTTGCGATCGCACCGATGGTCCGCACCATTGCCGCCACCTTGCAACCCATTGCTGAAAAGCAAAGCAACACCGTTTCTCTCCATTGTCCGGAGAATATCGGAACACTGTACGCGGACCAAACCAAAGTTCGTCAGAGTTTGTACAACTTACTCAGCAATGCCTGTAAGTTCACAGAATCCGGTGACATTAGCCTCACGGTTTCTGAAGATGCAGGTGAAGAGGTTGTCTTTAGCATCAAAGACACCGGTATTGGCATGACCCCAGAACAACTGGAAAAAGTGTTCAAAGCCTTTACCCAAGCAGATGCGTCTACCACCCGTAAATATGGAGGAACCGGCCTGGGCCTCACCATCACCAAGCAGTTTATTGAGATGATGGGCGGTCATATTTCAGTGACCAGCCAATACGGCTACGGCACCGAGTTTACGATCCATCTTCCTCGCCAAGTGGAATCAGAATCGAAAGCATCGGCTCCCGCTCAATCTGTCCCCGCCGAACCTAGTAAAATTTCCTTGCCCACAACGGCTAAAGGACAGCCGGGTGGCACAGTACTGGTGATTGACGATGACGAGTATGCCCGAGATTTAATGCAACGGTTTTTAACGGATGCTGGGTATGATGCTGTGGCATCGTCTTCGGGGGTAGAGGGGCTACAACTCGCTGAAGACCTGATGCCGGACATGATCATTTTGGATGTTCTGATGCCAGAGCTAGACGGCTGGTCCGTCCTCCAGAATCTCAAGGGCAATGCCAAGGTAGCAGATATTCCCGTCATTATGATGACGATGGTAGATGCCGAAAAAGTCGGTTTCTCCTTGGGCGCTACTGACTTCCTGACCAAACCCTTACAGCGGGATCGACTGCTGGAACTGTTGGATAAGTATGTCACCACCGCCGATCGCAACTGGATGTTAGTGATTGAAGATGATCTGCCTTCACAAGAAATGCTAGGTCGCCTACTAGAGCGGGAAGATTGGCCCTACAAAACAGCGGGCAATGGCAAACAAGCCCTTGAAGTCCTTGGTACCCATGGCGTCCCAGACTTAATCTTCCTGGATCTAATGATGCCAGAGATGGATGGATTTGAGTTCCTCAAGGTGCTACGGCAAAATCCAGAATGGCAAAATATCCCTGTAATTGTGGTTTCAGCGAAAGACCTGACGGCTAGTGAACGGCTGGAGTTGGGCGATACAGTCCAAAGCATTCACCAAAAAGGCCAGCTCGATCGAGAAGAATTGCTGGAAGAAGTCCAAGACTTTATTGAGATTACAGCGGGTCATTAA
- a CDS encoding cytochrome-c peroxidase has translation MNRLFKKRHLVLIVLFAVASLLSLQLARMTEQPVIAKLGPPITAAGDEPIEPIPMQVSLNMEKVVLGKQLFHDPKLSKTNDISCASCHDLSMGGTDRLPVSIGVNGNEGFINSPTVLNNSLHFKQFWDGRASSLEEQIEGPVHADHEMGSSWPEIIGKLKQSPEYVSAFNELYESDISADHIKDAIATFERSLYTPNSKFDQFLRGNADALTKDEKEGYRRFKGYGCVACHQGVLLGGNMYQKFGVFGDYIKDRGNETKADLGRYNVTGKDDDRYMFKVPSLRNIALTAPYFHDGSAKTLDEAVKIMVKYQLGRDATQEDVDLMIKFLNTLNGEIKEVA, from the coding sequence GTGAACAGACTGTTTAAAAAACGCCATCTAGTCTTGATTGTTTTGTTCGCAGTTGCCTCGCTACTGTCATTGCAACTGGCCCGGATGACGGAGCAACCTGTGATTGCAAAACTAGGACCCCCCATTACCGCAGCTGGAGATGAGCCGATTGAGCCAATTCCGATGCAGGTTTCTCTAAATATGGAGAAAGTGGTTCTGGGCAAACAGCTATTTCATGATCCCAAACTCTCTAAGACCAATGATATTTCTTGTGCCAGCTGCCATGACTTATCCATGGGTGGCACGGATCGCCTCCCCGTCTCCATTGGCGTTAATGGTAATGAAGGTTTTATCAACTCACCCACCGTTCTTAATAACAGCTTGCACTTTAAGCAATTTTGGGATGGTCGAGCTTCAAGTCTAGAAGAACAAATTGAGGGTCCGGTTCATGCGGACCACGAAATGGGATCCAGTTGGCCAGAAATTATTGGCAAGCTCAAGCAGTCACCTGAATATGTGAGTGCATTTAACGAACTCTATGAGAGTGATATTTCCGCCGACCATATCAAAGATGCGATCGCAACCTTCGAGCGCTCCCTCTACACCCCTAACTCAAAATTTGACCAATTTCTCCGAGGCAATGCCGACGCCTTAACCAAAGACGAGAAAGAAGGCTATCGACGATTCAAAGGGTATGGCTGTGTGGCCTGTCACCAAGGCGTGCTGCTAGGGGGCAATATGTACCAAAAATTTGGTGTCTTTGGCGACTACATCAAAGATCGTGGCAATGAAACCAAAGCCGATCTGGGACGATACAACGTCACGGGCAAAGACGATGACCGCTACATGTTTAAGGTGCCGAGCTTACGCAATATCGCTTTGACAGCCCCGTACTTTCATGATGGGTCTGCAAAAACCCTCGATGAAGCCGTCAAAATCATGGTCAAATATCAACTCGGCCGCGACGCCACCCAAGAGGATGTTGACTTGATGATCAAATTCCTAAATACCCTCAACGGTGAGATTAAAGAGGTCGCCTAA
- a CDS encoding thiamine phosphate synthase, with protein sequence MMNATSTLYRILDANLDRAREGLRVIEEWCRFGLEDSQMSAQCKQLRQELARWHHPPLRMARDTPNDPGTQLTHPQEAIRTDLPTVVQANLCRVQEALRVLEEYSKIYDIQMAAACKQMRYQVYTLDTQLHPRHRLQQLLDAPLYLVTSPSDQLTAVVEAALKGGLKLVQYREKQADDDQRLAVAQTLCRLCHQYNALFIVNDRIDIAVAVDADGVHLGQQDMTMAVARQMLGPDKLVGRSTTNPQEMERAIQEEADYIGVGPIYETPTKAGKAAVGHEYIRYANQHAPMPYYAIGGIDEANLGEVLAAGAQRVAVVRAIMNAPSPTQRVQQMLRQFPTPLAPPD encoded by the coding sequence ATGATGAATGCAACCTCGACCCTTTATCGCATCTTGGATGCCAACCTCGATCGAGCACGGGAAGGGTTGCGGGTGATCGAAGAATGGTGTCGATTTGGTCTAGAAGATTCTCAGATGAGTGCTCAGTGCAAGCAGCTTCGTCAGGAACTGGCCAGATGGCATCATCCTCCCCTACGGATGGCCCGAGATACCCCCAATGATCCAGGCACCCAGCTCACCCATCCCCAAGAGGCAATCCGCACTGACTTGCCAACAGTTGTACAAGCCAATCTTTGCCGGGTACAAGAAGCCCTGCGAGTACTAGAGGAATACAGCAAGATTTACGATATCCAGATGGCAGCGGCCTGTAAGCAGATGCGATATCAGGTGTATACCCTAGACACTCAACTCCACCCCCGCCATCGCTTGCAGCAATTACTTGATGCGCCGCTCTATCTAGTCACGTCTCCCAGCGACCAGTTGACCGCCGTTGTCGAAGCAGCCTTAAAGGGAGGACTCAAGCTGGTTCAATATCGAGAGAAACAAGCGGACGACGATCAGCGCTTGGCCGTTGCCCAGACTTTATGTCGGCTATGCCATCAATACAATGCTCTATTTATCGTCAATGATCGAATTGATATTGCTGTAGCCGTGGATGCCGATGGGGTTCATTTAGGACAGCAGGACATGACTATGGCGGTGGCCCGTCAAATGTTAGGCCCCGATAAGCTAGTAGGACGCTCCACCACTAATCCACAAGAAATGGAAAGAGCCATCCAAGAAGAAGCAGACTATATTGGCGTCGGCCCCATCTATGAAACCCCTACCAAAGCAGGCAAAGCTGCCGTGGGTCATGAGTATATCCGCTATGCTAATCAACATGCACCCATGCCTTACTATGCGATCGGTGGCATTGATGAAGCAAATCTAGGAGAGGTGTTGGCGGCGGGTGCCCAACGGGTGGCTGTGGTGAGGGCGATTATGAATGCCCCTTCGCCAACTCAGAGGGTTCAACAAATGCTGCGACAGTTTCCCACCCCCCTTGCGCCACCCGATTAG